The Eptesicus fuscus isolate TK198812 chromosome 20, DD_ASM_mEF_20220401, whole genome shotgun sequence genome contains the following window.
ATTTCCTGGTGTGGCCCTGGGGGGACGTCGGcggctccccacccacccgcgaCTTTTCACCTTCAAAATCACACATAAACAAAGTGATTCACGTTAATACTCCCGCTACCCCCCACttcttaatctaaaaaaaaaaaaaaaaaatttggaaacaCAGACTGACCCCACCCCCTATTTTCTGATTGGGGAGCCAATCTTTTGCTGGCCTGGCCGGccaatggggagagagagaaaacctggGTCCCGCCTGGGTTCCAGGGGTCTGCCATGGGGCTGtgggaaaagggaggaggggcGAGGAGGGCCAGCTGAGTCCCTCCAGACACCACCAGAGGCCCAGTACCCAGGTCCCCAACCTCCCTAGTCCCGTGGGCAGCTGaggggcccctcctgccccaaggCAGCCTGCCTGCCCCAGCTACCCACACtgagtctgtctctctctccttgttaAATAAAACAACTTCGAgagttgaaatatatatatttagatattttttcttaaataacatATTTACATCTAATAGAAAATATAACTCTAGAAATAATCTTCCAACCAAAACTgatagggaggaaggaggaatgaAGGGGTGGGCTGTGtgaagttggggggagggggggagcccacaggctgcctcccacccagaaataaaaagcatttacgCCAAGCTTgcgctctcactctctctcctgctctctgatCCGGGGATCACCCACCCAGCAAttcatcttttctctttaaaaaagccTTGGTCCGTGTTACTTTCCTTGATGGTGACGGTCAAAAAGTTTGAGGTCACGTCGGTGACAACCACCTTCTCCAGGTTGGTCAGAGAAGGACTCCAGGACTCTTCCTCGGGGTCCCCCAGGATCCTGGCCACGGGGATCCTGGCGATGAGAGAGGGCCGTCCCCCCTGAGCCCCCATGTCCCGGTACAAGCCTCCCACAGCGCCGGGGGTGCCTGAGCCATGCCGGACCCGGGGGCCACCAGGGTCCAGGGCACTCTGGCCTTTGGCCTCCAGGAAAGCGGCCCTGTGCTTGATGACCCTGGCGGGAAAGGTGTCCACGGCCAGTTTGCCTGTGGCCTCggcagggccggggctggccACCCCGCACTGGGCCAGGTCGGAGTCCTGCCTCCGGGCCAGCTGGATCACACTGTGGCCCGCTGGGAACTTTCCGGCCCCCGAGGAGGCGTCCTCCAGCTTCCTGTTCTTGAGGTAATCTCCCAGGCCATCGCCGGCCTCTCCCAAGGGCCTCTGCGAGGGGTCCAGGAGCTCCTTCCGGGGCTTGGGGCCTCTCTTCTTGGAGCTGTCCCCTGGCGAGCTGGGCTTGTCATCCACGCGGCTGGCGCCCCGATCACGCTCACGATCCCTCTCAcgttccctttccctctctcgaTCCCGGTCCCTGTCACGGTCCCGAGGGGGCTCCACGCGGCAGGTactgctggtgctgctgctgctcccgggCGGGGACAGACCCATGTTCCGAAGGCCCTCTCGGGCTCGGGAAGTAGAAGCCAGGTCCTGGGGTGAGCGGCCAGGGTAAGGGATCCGGAGGCCCCGGGCAGAGTCGCTTCGGAACTCATAAgtcttggccttggccttggcctgggCCTACCGAGAGAGGCGGTGTCAGCAGTGGGCAGGGCCCTGCCCACACACCTCCCCAGGACCCCTCCTCCAGACAGCCTCTGGGTTTCCCCCTCAGAATTTCtgtatgggtgggggtgggggtggggtgagggtgggggtggggcttagGGGTGGCAGTCTGGGGGAAGGGGTAGGGAGTCATCTGGGACCAGCCATTCGCAGCAAGCACACCTCCTGTATTTTACTATGTCTCTATTCGGGATGGCTGGGGGGTAGGAACTCTAGAATGGCTAAGGCCCTCCCGCAAGGCACCCCTTGGCACAGCCACTGACCTGGTCCACGGCCTGTCTGGGGGTTCCCTCCTAGATTACAAATAGACAAAGTGTGTGGACACCCCGTTGGTTCACCAGCCCTCAGGGTCAACACTGCGTCCACCACTGGACCAGGCCCCTACCTTGAGGAGGAAGGTTTTGGGTTTGGGTCCTCGCTTTTTGGGGCCGTAGAGCTCCATCTCTCGTTCCCTGGAGAAAGGGGGGGAAAGGTGAGCGTAAGGAATGAGACGGGATGGGGCTCCGCCGCTCCAGGCTGGAGAGAAGCCGCCTCCTTGTTTCTGAGGGAGAAGCGGAGGCTTGGAAGGGCCTGTACCTCTCCTCAAAGGCGGCGAGCAGGCGGGCATCCAGGATGTTTTCTTCGGGCTCCCATGTGCTGTacctggagggaggcagggagaaggggcgTGAGTGCCCGGACAGGGAGAGAGCAGCGGGGGTGTGTGTCTGTCTATAACTTTTCTCCTTGCATTGTGTTGTATTTCAACAtaaaggggaaaaagaggaagaaagaaacctCCTGAATAACAGCCTGGGGTTGAGCATTGCATATAACCTACTTACTTCTGCGACCAGCCCTTCCATTTCACGAGGTATTCCATGCGTCCCTGTGGATGCAAAGggggaaatgtgtgtgtgcacgggAGCGATGCATGACGAGGACACAAggaatacatgcaaaaaatgcaTGCACCGAATGAATGCGTGAAATCCTGTCGCAAAAGACACGCGTCCACTGCATCGCCCCCTGCACGAAACGCTGCACAAAGTGCATGCACCGGCattcacccccaccccgccccccactcatgcAATCTGTGCATCGCTGCAAGTCTAAGGAAAGCGCTTGGGCTcagagccgccgccgccgccgccgccacggcCGCGGCCGCTGCTGGgacctgggggaagggaagctgggctgcagcagggggagggaacctgggccgggaggggagggctcgCCGGCCTCggctccaggcccaggggcacctACTTTCCGTATGCGCCGTTTCAGTAGGGCTTCGGCCGCGAACACCCGCTCCCCAACCGCTGAAAGCTCCATGTTGACTCGCCGCTTCCCCCCTTGGCTGCTTCCAGGAGCAGAAAAGCAGCAGCCAGCGCACGACAGACCATAATACTCTCCCGCTGACGTCagttctcctccccctcctgcgCGCtcgctccctccccgcctcccgcctgCTCTCCGCTCCCCCCTCCCGGGCCGCCCAGCGCTTCCTCCCGCCCCACGTGTTGCTAACGACGTTGCTAAAGCCGAGCGGACGGGGGCCTGCTCCCCCGCGCGCTGATTGGGCGAGCGCCGGACCAcgcccctctccctttctgcccGCGTTGCTACGTGACCCGCGTTCCAATCGCCAGGGGGCGGAGTCCGAGGCAACTCCAGGGACTGAGCGCGCGGGGGTGGGGGCCGCCGCCGGAAGTGACGTCGCGGGGAGGGCGGCCCGGCTGCTGTCAGTCTGCCGGGCTGGCTAGAGGGGCCGTCCGCCCTGTGTCTCCGCCTGGGCCCCTTCCCCCTCCGCCAGGAGGTCCCTCCGGTGCTCCGGGTTCCCCACAGCTCTCGCCGGGACCCCCGCGGCCGTGTCAGCGAGGCCCCGCCCTCTCGGCagacccccgccccaccccacccccacggccCAGGCtcgcgccctcccctccccccgtcgCTCGCGCCGCACAATGCACAATGCACAGGTGCTGGGGCGCCCCGGGCCGCGCCCGAACCCCGGGAGCCGGCGACGCGCCCCTCGCCCGCTTCTcctctccgccccctccccgtGAGCGCACACCCGACCTCCGGTCTCCATAGCAACGgcctcccccgccgccgccggccccgtCCTGCTAACAAATCAATGTGCCTGTGTCTCTGTCTCCTGTCGCGCAGCCCTGCCCTCGGCCACCCTCCGGGCCCTGCGAGCCGGGCTGGGCTCCAGAGCTCGCCCCCAGCTCggaggccgaaagcagacccagGAGGGACCCGCTGCTGCAGCCCGAGCCTTCCCGCgccccgggaccccgcggagggaCGTCGCGCGCCTTCTCCCGGCGTCCCCGACCCGTCCCCACGCCCGCAGCCACCTGCCCCTGCCGCCAGCCTCCGGTCCCAGTGTCGCCAGCCTCAGCTCAGCCGCCCCCGGCCCCGAGCCTGGATGTGCCGGGGGAGGGCCTCGACCACCAGGGCAGAGCCCAGAGCTTGGCTAGGATTGGAGCGTGGGGCCGGGGGTGCGTCCCGGTCCCCCTGGACCCGGGCGACCTGCGAGGGCTGAGTCACGCACTTCCTGTCCACGGCTCTTCCCGACGTGCGCGAATTCACTCGGCGAGAAAAGGCGAAGCGGGGAGTGGCGGGGCCCAGTGCGAGTGAAAGGAGAGGGGCTCTGGGGCGGAGACGGCGGGTCCCggctggggggccggggccgggccgcggGTGGCTCGCGTGTGCACACGAGCTCTTGCTCAGCCTGCGGTGACCGTGGCCCAAGTCTGGGCCCAGCTCTCCCCGACCCTCTCCTCTCACCGCCCCAGCGGCCAGGCACAGCTCTCGCTCCTGGGAACCCACGACTTAGTTAGAACATCGACGGTCAACTGGAGTGAGAGCGGGTTCCTTTGGAGAGCGATGAGgcggggagagagacagagagcagaagCAAGCCAAAGCCGGGCTCCGAGGAGCGGGACACCGGCGCCCCGTCCCGAGTGAGGTgcgcgcgggcggcgggcgcagCGCGGGCCCGGCCCCGGGGACAACCGGCTCTGAGCCCACCTTcccgctccctccccgcccccgccctgcagACGCGGGGTTCCAGGGTTTGGTCCTGTTCCCAGACTTCCCCAGGCGGGAGCCGGGTCCGCAGCCTCCTCCCCCCGGGCCGCTCCGTCCTCAGCGACGGCGAGCGGGCGGCGCCCAGACCGCCCCGGCGACCCGCGCGGGGCGCCCGCTTGAGGCCGCCGACGGCCGTGTCCTCCATCATAAAAAGTCATTCCCGGTAACAAATAGTTTCGTTGGCCGGTGCCAGCGATACAGCTGTTTCTGTTTAAGCTTAAATACTTTCCAACAGTTTGGGCAGTAAAAATAAAGTCGGTCTCCGCCGCCTCGAAGTGTCTGGTTTCCCCGCCCCGAGAAAGCCCACCCTCCGCCCGGGCCGAGCCGTCTGCGCGCGCCGCGCGCCCCCTCCCGGAGTCCTCCGCCCGCCGGCACCGCGCGGGCCGCCCCAGCTCCTCGGGCTGCCTCCCGGGCCCCtcggaggctggagggagggcgcCACCCGAACCGGCTGAGGACCAGCCCCTGGGCCTGCGCCGCCGAGGGCCGCGGCTTCCCTGCGGACAGGGTTTCTGGAGCCCGGGCCCCGGAGAGTGCGTGTGCCGTTACCGCCCGGGCGCTCACCGGGCGCGCAGAGGTCGCCGGTTTCAGTTTCACGCTGAGAAAGTTcgctcccctgctccctccccgcgTTTCTCTTCTTTccgtttttctctcccttccttcctccctctctttctctctctttctctctcttctctctctctctctctctctctctctctctctctctctctctctccacctaaaAGCCTTGGAAGCTTCCAGTGGGGACCTGAAAACCCTGGCGCCGGCGCTCCTCGCCGGGCTCCGTCCTCCGGAGGGTCTGTAGACCCTTTTCCCGCTTCCCCGCCGCCCTTGCCGCCCGGGGGCGAACACGCTCGTTCTGAACCGGATCGTCGCTCGGAGGCGTTTCCGTTTGCAGACGTCGGGGATTCCTGCGGAGCCCGTCGCCGGGGCGGAACTGGATCCAGAAGGACCCAGGGGCAGAGCAGAACCCGAGAGAGAGCGACAGACCGGGCCGGTCCTGGTCGCAGCCAACCCAGTCCTTCCGGGAAGCGACCGCTGGCCGGTGGCGGGacgtccctccccccccccccccccccgggcccccagCCGTCCTGGGAGAGCGGGGCCGCAGAGGCGGTGCACACAGGCCCGGGGTGGCCTGGACTCCCTCCCCGCTCAGCTCAGCGACTGAGAGGTAGCAATCCGAGAAACGGATTTGTGGAC
Protein-coding sequences here:
- the CBX8 gene encoding chromobox protein homolog 8 isoform X2, coding for MELSAVGERVFAAEALLKRRIRKGRMEYLVKWKGWSQKYSTWEPEENILDARLLAAFEEREREMELYGPKKRGPKPKTFLLKAQAKAKAKTYEFRSDSARGLRIPYPGRSPQDLASTSRAREGLRNMGLSPPGSSSSTSSTCRVEPPRDRDRDRDRERERERERDRERDRGASRVDDKPSSPGDSSKKRGPKPRKELLDPSQRPLGEAGDGLGDYLKNRKLEDASSGAGKFPAGHSVIQLARRQDSDLAQCGVASPGPAEATGKLAVDTFPARVIKHRAAFLEAKGQSALDPGGPRVRHGSGTPGAVGGLYRDMGAQGGRPSLIARIPVARILGDPEEESWSPSLTNLEKVVVTDVTSNFLTVTIKESNTDQGFFKEKR
- the CBX8 gene encoding chromobox protein homolog 8 isoform X1 → MELSAVGERVFAAEALLKRRIRKGRMEYLVKWKGWSQKYSTWEPEENILDARLLAAFEEREREMELYGPKKRGPKPKTFLLKEGTPRQAVDQAQAKAKAKTYEFRSDSARGLRIPYPGRSPQDLASTSRAREGLRNMGLSPPGSSSSTSSTCRVEPPRDRDRDRDRERERERERDRERDRGASRVDDKPSSPGDSSKKRGPKPRKELLDPSQRPLGEAGDGLGDYLKNRKLEDASSGAGKFPAGHSVIQLARRQDSDLAQCGVASPGPAEATGKLAVDTFPARVIKHRAAFLEAKGQSALDPGGPRVRHGSGTPGAVGGLYRDMGAQGGRPSLIARIPVARILGDPEEESWSPSLTNLEKVVVTDVTSNFLTVTIKESNTDQGFFKEKR